In Sparus aurata chromosome 3, fSpaAur1.1, whole genome shotgun sequence, the following are encoded in one genomic region:
- the LOC115578606 gene encoding major histocompatibility complex class I-related gene protein-like, translating to VSLLQKTPSSPVSCLATGFYPHRASLVWRKDGEELHEEVDHGEILPNHDGTFQMSVDLNLSSVTPEDWTRYDCVFQLSGVKEEIITKLEKDRIRTNEVKPSNMSVLVTAAVVVLALILIGAAGFIVYKK from the exons gtgtctctcctccagaagactccctcctctccagtcagctgcctcgctacaggtttctaccctcacagagcctcactcgtctggaggaaagatggagaggagcttcatgaggaggtggaccacggagagatcctccccaaccacgatggaaccttccagatgagtgttgacctgaacctttcatcagtcacacctgaagactggacgaggtacgactgtgtgtttcagctctctggtgtgaaggaggaaatcatcaccaaactggagaaagatcggatcagaaccaacgAAG tgaagcccagtaacatgagcgtcctcgtcactgctgcagtggttgttcttgctctcattctcatcggtgctgctggattcatcgtttacaaaaag
- the LOC115578590 gene encoding major histocompatibility complex class I-related gene protein-like: MRTLLLLLLFCHVSSPVRHSMKHFITASTGIPNLPEVVTTVHMDEHLMGSCDSNKRVDIKDVAESFIIKYPEQLEWYKQECFSVLPIFKPRTNSLMSLYNQSGGVHVLQKVEGCEWDDETEEVKAFSQFGYDGKDFMELDPKTFTWIAKRPEAVNISMMWYTKTYLRENFKTVLTQIFPEQLKKYVDYGRSFLLRTELPSVSLLQKTPSSPVSCLATGFYPHRASLVWRKDGEELHEEVDHGEILPNHDGTFQMSVDLNLSSVTPEDWTRYDCVFQLYGVKEEIITKLEKDRIRTNWGKSEIRGNKLLLYSTVKPSNVTVLVTAAVVVLALILIGAAGFIVYKKKTAISPPSSAPDNSTDEDSSKSLNQDH, encoded by the exons atgagaacgttattgttgttgcttctcttctgtcacgtttcatcaccag tgcgACACTCCATGAAGCATTTCATAACTGCATCAACTGGAATCCCAAACCTCCCAGAGGTTGTGACAACAGTACATATGGATGAACATCTGATGGGGTCCTGTGACAGCAACAAAAGGGTGGATATAAAGGATGTTGCTGAATCATTCATCATAAAGTATCCTGAGCAGTTGGAGTGGTACAAACAAGAATGTTTCAGTGTGTTGCCGATCTTCAAACCCCGCACAAACAGTTTGATGAGTCTCTACAACcaaagtggag gtgtccatgttttacagAAGGTGGAgggctgtgagtgggatgatgagactgaaGAGGTCAAAGCTTTCTCTCAGTTTGGTTATGATGGAAAAGACTTCATGGAATTGGATCCGAAAACATTTACATGGATCGCTAAAAGACCTGAGGCTGTCAACATCTCAATGATGTGGTACACAAAAACATACTTAAGAGAAAACTTTAAGACTGTTTTGACTCAGATTTTTCCTGAGCAGCTGAAGAAGTATGTGGATTATGGGAGGAgctttctgctgagaacag agcttccctcagtgtctctcctccagaagactccctcctctccagtcagctgcctcgctacaggtttctaccctcacagagcctcactcgtctggaggaaagatggagaggagcttcatgaggaggtggaccacggagagatcctccccaaccacgatggaaccttccagatgagtgttgacctgaacctttcatcagtcacacctgaagactggacgaggtacgactgtgtgtttcagctctatgGTGTGAAGGAAgaaatcatcaccaaactggagaaagatcggatcagaaccaactggggtaagagtgagatcagagg TAATAAACTAttattgtattcaacagtgaagcccagtaacgtgaccgtcctcgtcactgctgcagtggttgttcttgctctcattctcatcggtgctgctggattcatcgtttacaaaaagaagacag ccatcagtcctccatctt cagctcctgacaacagcacagatgAAGACTCCTCTAAGTCACTGAATCAAGACCATTGA